A portion of the Coregonus clupeaformis isolate EN_2021a unplaced genomic scaffold, ASM2061545v1 scaf0047, whole genome shotgun sequence genome contains these proteins:
- the LOC121551208 gene encoding metalloproteinase inhibitor 2-like, which yields MTWSVSSFITLVVLFLWRVEDIAEANECAPVHLQQAFCSADVVIRAMVVGVTVESNTIKYDIHQIKMFKGPDRVIHAIFTSSSSESFGVTLDTNNEYLITGQLNPNGRMHIIMCDFIRYWEDLSATQKKSLTRRYQSGCDCTIIPCSSLPCPVSTPDECLWTDLLLADGQSGPQAKNFACLKRSDGSCTWYRGMAPPNKYFLEDS from the exons ATGACTTGGTCTGTAAGCAGTTTCATCACTCTGGTCGTTCTGTTCCTTTGGCGGGTCGAAGACATTGCAGAAGCGAACGAATGCGCCCCCGTGCATCTTCAACAGGCTTTTTGCAGTGCAGACGTCG TGATCAGGGCGATGGTGGTTGGAGTGACTGTTGAATCTAACACCATCAAGTATGACATCCATCAGATCAAG ATGTTCAAAGGTCCTGACCGGGTTATCCACGCCATCTTCACTTCATCCTCTTCAGAATCGTTCGGCGTGACTCTGGACACCAACAACGAGTATCTCATCACAG GCCAGCTGAATCCTAATGGGAGGATGCACATAATCATGTGTGACTTTATTCGGTACTGGGAGGACCTGAGTGCCACACAAAAGAAGAGCTTGACTCGACGCTACCAAAGCGGCTGCGATTGCACG ATCATCCCCTGCTCTTCCCTCCCCTGTCCGGTCAGCACCCCAGATGAGTGCCTTTGGACGGACTTGTTGTTGGCAGATGGCCAAAGCGGACCCCAGGCCAAGAACTTTGCCTGTCTCAAGAGGAGTGATGGGTCCTGTACCTGGTACAGGGGGATGGCTCCACCCAATAAGTATTTCCTGGAGGACTCCTAA
- the LOC121551203 gene encoding galectin-3-binding protein A has translation MQKRGITLWLLLLLQVPGLDSATWNLFSKSSTEPPQEGEVRLVGGKQDSEGRVEVYHEGKWGTVCDDGWDLAEAQVVCRQLKFPGVISAVTGGTYGEGSGSIWLDDMNCKGTEKSLSSCPFKGWALTDCSHKEDAGVVCERGTDLTSDTAHFLDHSLGLSDDLGELFDRGDDCDFLIAFQSPTGNRDGEGKLEVEERNICTHKLILSLYPHFNITNGSSSLSVEISQACSPHVTSFIRYLYTHKIDVTVSSAQCLHKLASKFGVKRLMQDTGRLFTVLLPEDPSFHTQASLYQYSVQTGDLLLKENCLQYLAWNCEALINSPAWSDLSADFLMALLARSDLVIPDEGFLLQALESWIIEKGDSTGTKSQVALLGHIRFPMIPAEKLYDLQFTSELYRSHEKLYRLSMLRGFQFNALPFETLRKHKSSESEEEHDYYPRIYTAEPWSFTINSTNKEPPRQVIRYDYNRRYSHYQNYYPTPATDYGKSFTTPNHNSVIYQTKGTNPLSWSARVFKKQGECSRCISFPTASLSLQSSLRHQNQTNSVRFSNRLLLTCEGRYVFHVQDFKNNMAQIPTNISLALSYPCPKGQYDFRFVVRPEYI, from the exons GTAAGTCCTCGACAGAGCCCCCACAGGAGGGTGAGGTGAGGCTGGTGGGGGGTAAACAGGACTCAGAGGGTCGAGTGGAGGTGTACCACGAGGGGAAATGGGGGACCGTCTGTGACGATGGCTGGGACCTGGCCGAGGCTCAGGTGGTGTGTCGTCAGCTGAAGTTCCCTGGCGTTATATCTGCTGTCACTGGAGGGACTTATGGAGAGG GATCGGGTTCAATCTGGTTGGATGATATGAACTGCAAAGGAACCGAGAAGTCCCTGTCCAGCTGTCCTTTCAAGGGCTGGGCGTTGACCGACTGTTCCCACAAGGAGGACGCAGGGGTCGTTTGTGAGAGAG GCACAGATTTGACCAGTGACACAGCCCATTTCCTGGACCACAGTCTGGGCCTGTCAGATGACCTGGGCGAGCTGTTTGACCGTGGGGATGACTGTGACTTCCTCATCGCATTCCAGAGCCCCACAGGGAACAGAGATGGGGAGGGGAAgttggaggtggaggagaggaacaTCTGCACCCACAAActgatcctctctctctacccacacTTCAACATCACCAATGGGTCCAGTAGCCTCTCCGTAGAGATTAGCCAAGCCTGCAGCCCCCATGTCACCAGCTTCATCAG GTACCTTTACACCCACAAGATCGACGTGACCGTCTCCTCCGCCCAGTGCCTCCACAAGCTGGCTTCAAAGTTCGGGGTGAAACGGCTGATGCAGGACACCGGCAGGCTCTTCACCGTACTCCTCCCTGAGGACCCCTCCTTCCACACCCAGGCCTCTCTGTACCAGTACTCCGTCCAGACCGGGGACCTGCTGCTTAAGGAGAACTGCCTGCAGTACCTGGCCTGGAACTGCGAGGCTCTGATCAACTCCCCGGCCTGGAGTGACCTCTCCGCAGACTTCCTGATGGCCCTCTTGGCACGCTCTGACCTAGTGATACCGGACGAGGGGTTCCTCCTGCAAGCGCTGGAGAGTTGGATCATAGAGAAGGGTGACTCGACTGGCACCAAGAGCCAGGTGGCCCTGTTAGGCCACATCCGCTTCCCGATGATCCCCGCCGAGAAGCTCTACGACCTGCAGTTTACCTCGGAGCTCTACAGGAGCCACGAGAAGCTCTATCGTCTCAGCATGCTCAGAGGCTTCCAGTTCAACGCCTTGCCATTCGAAACTCTGAGGAAGCACAAAAGCAGCGAGAGTGAAGAAGAGCACGATTACTATCCCAGGATCTACACTGCTGAGCCATGGAGCTTCACCATCAACTCAACCAACAAGGAGCCACCACGCCAAGTTATTCGATATGATTACAACAGACGCTACAGCCACTACCAAAATTATTACCCCACTCCAGCCACAGACTATGGCAAGTCATTCACCACACCAAACCACAATAGTGTGATTTACCAGACCAAAGGCACCAACCCCCTCAGTTGGTCAGCAAGAGTCTTTAAGAAACAAGGAGAATGTTCCAGGTGTATTTCCTTCCCCACTGCCAGCCTCTCTCTCCAAAGCAGCCTTAGACACCAAAACCAGACCAACAGTGTTCGCTTCAGCAACCGACTGCTCCTAACATGCGAGGGCAGGTATGTCTTTCACGTACAGGACTTCAAGAACAACATGGCCCAGATCCCTACTAACATCAGTCTGGCCCTGTCCTACCCCTGTCCTAAAGGCCAGTATGACTTTCGCTTCGTGGTGAGACCAGAATACATTTGA
- the LOC121551207 gene encoding metalloproteinase inhibitor 2-like, with protein MTWSVSSFITLVVLFLWRVEDIAEACKCAPVHLQQAFCSADVVIRAKVVGVTVGSNTKYDIQQIKMFKGPDRVIHAIFTSSSSASCGVTLETNKEYLITGRLNTAGRMHIITCNFIQYWEDLGGTQKKSLTRRYQSGCDCTIIPCSSLPCPVSTPDECLWTDLLLADGQSGPQAKYFACLKRSDGSCTWYRGVAPSNK; from the exons ATGACTTGGTCTGTAAGCAGTTTCATCACTCTGGTCGTTCTGTTCCTTTGGCGGGTCGAAGACATTGCAGAAGCGTGCAAATGCGCCCCTGTGCATCTTCAACAGGCTTTTTGCAGTGCAGACGTCG TGATCAGGGCGAAGGTGGTTGGAGTGACTGTTGGGTCTAACACCAAGTATGACATCCAACAGATTAAG ATGTTCAAAGGTCCTGACCGGGTTATCCACGCCATCTTCACTTCATCGTCTTCAGCCTCGTGCGGCGTGACTCTGGAAACCAACAAGGAGTATCTCATCACCG gCCGGCTGAATACTGCTGGAAGGATGCACATAATAACGTGTAACTTTATTCAGTACTGGGAGGACCTGGGTGGCACACAAAAGAAGAGCTTGACTCGACGCTACCAAAGCGGCTGCGATTgcacg ATCATCCCCTGCTCTTCCCTCCCCTGTCCGGTCAGCACCCCAGATGAGTGCCTTTGGACGGACTTGTTGTTGGCAGATGGCCAAAGCGGACCCCAAGCCAAGTACTTTGCCTGTCTCAAGAGGAGTGATGGGTCCTGTACCTGGTACAGGGGGGTGGCTCCATCCAATAAGTAG